In the genome of Aedes aegypti strain LVP_AGWG chromosome 2, AaegL5.0 Primary Assembly, whole genome shotgun sequence, the window ctagtctggtctgtctacAAAGTGAATTTGTGTTTAATCTAGTTTAACTGAATAGGCCAAAATAAATATAAACCTAGTATAAAAAAGCTGTCACCCCTTTTCGAGAACACACTTACTTGCACATATTATCGTTCCGTTGAATTTATCCAGAATCCCTGTGTAAAACTTCTGGCATTGTTCCTCCGACACCAAACGATTGGTGCTTTCCTTCAAAATCTTCGAAAACTGCTCCGTGTTATCAAATCCCCAGCCAACAGCGGTGCCGACAGAGTTTTCAATTCCTTTCAAGCTCGTATCTTCCGCGGGCCACAAACAAACAGGCTGAACCAGCTCGTTGAACTCAATCCTACCGGAAACCGTCAGCAGTGCCACGTCGTTGCGCAAATCACGCATGTCATATTCCGGATGAAGAGTTATCTTGGCTACATCCAGGGAGGTACCGTTCCGTTTGAGGTTCCCATCCAGTTCAAAGACCCCAGCTCGGATCGTGAGAAACGTCCGGTTCATCGTTTCGCCCACCCTCTGACCGACCACGCAATGCGCCGCAGTTATAATGGTTCTCTCGCCCACAATCGTTCCTCCGCACAGATAATACATTCGATACTGAGTCAGCGTGTAGAAAAGTGCCACGTGGAATGGCCAATTGGCTGGAGGGAATTCACTTGATCTCGTGCCACAAATGGTTGCATTCGTTGATGTTTGCTGGTGCTGTTGAGGGGTCAATGCGAAACCACGAGTTGCTAGCTCACAGAAAACGTACAACATCAGTACCGTTTGGTGGAATCGCGTGGTCATTGTTACGTATGCAGCAGCGTGGGATAGCggaaaatacagaaaaaaaacgcaCAAGGATGCTTTCGTCCTGATGGGGGATCGCTGATACTAATCGCACTGGGGAATTGAGAAAAGCTATCTGGAAGAATGGGAACTGACTTGCTTGACTTGCAAATGGAACAAAACATCGCTAAGTGGCTACTGGTGTTGGCTGCCATCATTGCGAGCAGAAGTGATACCATGTACACTGGAAGCTCGTTTTACAAAAGCTTTTTAACGAAAATATAATTCACGATCGCAAGAAGCGATTCTACACAAGAAGCCGTCCATCGGCTTTTTTGAcgcaaataattatttaattaatGATTTAGACACCAAAGACGATTCAATTTACCTTCTTTCTACACTATACGCACATCCAAATAAAGATCGCACGTAACTTTTGACCTATCGTTGACTAAAGCTAGGTTTGCTGTTTCgatcaagaaaagtaaaaatttcttattaagggggcaggatccgtcattgatttcggaattttcaaaagcagttttttcgttcaaaataaaaaaaaattactgaaaaatgtgttcactgtatacattttttcaacagaaacccagtgaacacattttcgtcgaataaaattcagttttgaatagaaaaactgcttccgaagtttcgatgatgacgatgattacgatgagggagcgttgaacgttaagaaATCTCATACAGTGAGCTGCATTTGAAATGACACttattttcaactgcgtactgcgatcaaagaaaatgcttttcttgagcatttcttgcaagaaatttcacacgcatcgagataggcgattacttttctgttgaagtgcataccgttttgactcatattccgaacacttaaggccaacagtgacttcaaatgtatCTGGTGCGCATAAATTTGCTCGTTTTtgtggaaattttattttcttctcaAAGTCCAACTGTTAGGTGTTGGATGAgccaataaaaatgtttatttaaaattgttaaGTATTGATTTTAAGTGAAAGTATAGAacatcattttgattcaaatgccgaacactgtgttcaatctgtctcatattccgaacaccttgattcaaattccgaacagccgAAAATAATCGCATTCGAATGAATAATATCGCAAATGAATTTATCTAAGCTAGTTATACTggcctcgaactagagaatcatcactactcccgaggtataaagtTGATTTGAAgatgattaaattgaattgtaattgactgccatttctttgtaatttgatgacatatttcagcgaaacatttcaaccacatcgccatacaaaaaccgagtgttcggaatatgagtctgttcggaatttgagacaaaacggtacttcgcTTAAGGCTACACGGAAAGGAACAagaattgaacaataacataatcTTAAAGACTTCTCACGTATGCTAAATCACATACCACCTTAAGGTGAcgattaatcgaagccaaacctcaaattttcaagagcacggatctggagaaccaaacatccgtttaagttgaaaacttaatcggtTGGTCACTCgctagtggtgaccaatcgattaagttttcagctcaaacgggtgttcggttctctagatccgtgctcttaaaaatttgaggtttggcttcgattcatcttcaccttaaacacaCCGCGACACTAAGTACACTTAAGTACTAACTACGCGCACTCTCGTCTCTTCCACGGTTCAAGTCAAAGTGAACGAGTAGAAGTCCCTGAAATCCTTAGATAGGGTTGAATGTTACGGTCTTCGTGGCCGGAAGTGCGTCAAACTCCCGAAGTAGTTCAACGACCTTTCAAACAATCGATTCTCATGAATCTCCCTTTCGTTCTTACCCAAAACTACATCCCTTTCATACGCATACCTTCTAGATGACCTTGTCTCGTTTTGTTTTATCTTCGCTTGCGGGTCATATAAAAAGAGAGAATGGTTCGGATTTGAACTTTGAACCTCGCGCTAATTCAGATTCTACGGCGGCGTGTGAACGATCCTGCTATAACTTTGAATTTAGAAGTGGTGATCCTGAGTTTGCAAATATTTAGTGTAATTATTGGATTTAGTTAATTATCAAAGAAATatcgtttgaaatttaaaaataaattaaacacgGAAACAACAAATAACATTGAAGGAAATAAATAACTGTATACGCAACAGTATGTATCTACATTTCGACTATCACTATAATAAATCTTAGAATAATATTCACTTTAAATGACCACGTTACATCATCCTCTACTAAAGTTACGAAAATTCGATTGACATTTGAGAATTGCAGGGATTCCGTCAGAAGTTTTTCCATTAGGAATACTTCTAAGCTATCATTAGGTGATGCTCCTGGCATTCCATCATGAACAtcttctgggattccatcagaagttctccTCTGGGAAACTTTTGAAGAGAATTTTTCATGGGGGTCCTCCCGGAATTGCTCATGGGATTTCTCATGGAATTCCTCCCAGAAAATCTCCAATGATTCCCGAAGGTTATCGAGAAGTCATACAGGGATTtaaccaaaaatttctcaagaattccTATAGTTATtccaccagtaattccttcaaaaaatcctccagattttttttctgaggatttaatataaaaattccGTACACATATCCTACAAGGATcgctctaaggattccaccaaaggatcctccatggatttcatcTGGAACTTGCCCAGGTAATTATCCAGGATTTCCAATAGTAtaacctccaaggatttcagctGAAATTCATAAAGGCattccactagaaattctttcagatacttcgccggggatttaaaaaaatcttcttcttcctaaacATACTGGAAAAACTCATTTATGGATTTCATAGAGAATGTCAGAATTTTTCAATATCTCTCTCGACCACAATTCtcataaagattccaaaaattccttcagaagcgTCGCCAGTTTCTCTAATTATTTCACCAGTAATTTTAAGAGAGAGGAGTTTtccgaagaatttctccaggagttcttccagggttaaCACTAAGAATATTACCGGAGTTTGGCCAGCATGTCCAtcagaaaattcttccagagttttgtCAGaggtttttttcagaaaatagtTCCAAGGTTTTACTTGGATTTCTCTTCTTGGGCTTGATTTAGGGTTATCAGAAATTCTCCAGGGAATTAACAGAAAAATTTCCAAAGtttctacaagatttttttttctgaacaactACCAACATGAAtgaatctaccaggaattccgcGAAGAAATAGAAATTCTTCTCTTTTATAGTCTTGGTATTTCTTCTATTAAATTCCAACAGATTGTTTATTCAGAAATTAACcctgatatttactcagaggaTTGAATAAAACATTTCTCTGACTGGCTGACTGATCGGAAAAATTCATGGAGCAATTTCTTGACCAATCCTTGAAGAAGTTGTGAAAGAAATCACTGAAGAGTTTCCCAGATAATTCCCTGGTCaaagttttaaatatttcacTAGAAGAACTTAAAAAGCAATCCCTGAATGAGTTCGTAAAGGATTCTCTAAGCCAATTATtgttgaagtaattcctgaataaatcctAGGACGAACGCCTCGAAGAATTCTTCAGGGATACCAGGAAAAAtcccaggggcccagatagccgtagcggtaaacgcgcagctattcagcaagaccaagctgagggtcgtgggttcgaatcccaccggtcgaggatcttttcgggttggaaattttctcgacttcccagggcatagagtatcttcgtacctgccacacgatatacgcatgcaaaaatggtcattggcatagtaagctctcagttaataactgtggaagtgctcataagaacagctgagaagctggctctgtcccagtggggacgtaacgccagaaaagaaaagaaagaagACCAGGAAAAATCATTGAAGGTAACGCTGGAGAAAATTATAAAAGAATTCATTGAAGACCCCTAGAGCAATCCTCGGAGGAGAacttgagagaatttttcaaaaaattataagcggaatctctaaggaaattcctaatggaatttcatgaagaatgttttgatgaattcttttgcagtatttcttatGGAATCTATACCCGAAGGAGTCACGGCTGTTAGAACAATAAGCTGAACGACCGTCTTCTGGATTTTGGCTTTACCCGTTCCCCGGCATGACTACTGTTTGTATACCAGGATAAACGATTTGCTCATTGCTGGCGATCGGCTGGACCTGATAAAAGAAATCAAACGTGCTCTTTCCAAGAAGTTCCAGAAAACGGATTGCGGCGTGGATCAAGATCCGATACGATCACGCTACTGGATCTATGTACCTGACGCAAGAAACTGCTGTGGACAGTGTACAGACGAAGTTTGGAATG includes:
- the LOC110676387 gene encoding chymotrypsinogen B-like produces the protein MTTRFHQTVLMLYVFCELATRGFALTPQQHQQTSTNATICGTRSSEFPPANWPFHVALFYTLTQYRMYYLCGGTIVGERTIITAAHCVVGQRVGETMNRTFLTIRAGVFELDGNLKRNGTSLDVAKITLHPEYDMRDLRNDVALLTVSGRIEFNELVQPVCLWPAEDTSLKGIENSVGTAVGWGFDNTEQFSKILKESTNRLVSEEQCQKFYTGILDKFNGTIICARTEVCSGSGGSGLYVRREGQFFLRGIVAFGPTTGHGKRCGIDTVTAFANIAFYTQWIQHQMDEH